One part of the Solanum dulcamara chromosome 3, daSolDulc1.2, whole genome shotgun sequence genome encodes these proteins:
- the LOC129883585 gene encoding uncharacterized protein LOC129883585 — protein MEQTQSLSTFLGMLKEVECTKSGKKTNTDHKVVYNSINNKDRPVLMRIPKYAKCAKDIVANKSRITEYEMVAHTKECSSKIQNKLPTKLKDPSSFTVQITIGKCINARGLCDLGISINLTPTSIFWKLGLGKAKPTSIMLQLADCSVVQPDGIIEDILVQVGTLIFPVDIVILDFVPDPKVPFILGFPFLATRGELIDVATGRLTMHAHDKVDVFDV, from the exons ATGGAGCAAACCCAAAGTTTGTCAACTTTCTTGGGAATGCTCAAAGAGGTGGAAT GCACAAAATCAGGGAAAAAAACCAATACAGACCACAAGGTGGTGTACAATAGTATCAACAATAAGGATAGGCCAGTCCTCATG AGAATTCCTAAATATGCAAAATGTGCGAAAGATATTGTGGCTAACAAGAGCAGGATAACTGAATATGAGATGGTGGCACACACTAAGGAGTGtagttcaaaaattcaaaataagctACCGACTAAGTTGAAAGATCCTAGTAGCTTCACAGTGCAAATTACAATTGGTAAGTGTATTAATGCAAGAGGTTTATGTGATTTGGGAATAAGTATCAACTTGACGCCCACATCCATATTTTGGAAACTGGGCTTAGGTAAGGCAAAGCCTACTAGTATAATGTTGCAACTGGCAGACTGTTCAGTAGTACAGCCTGATGGTATAATTGAAGATATCTTAGTCCAAGTGGGAACTCTTATCTTCCCCGTGGACATTGTCATCTTAGATTTTGTGCCTGACCCAAAGGTTCCATTCATTTTGGGATTTCCGTTCTTAGCAACCAGAGGAGAATTGATTGATGTTGCCACTGGTAGATTGACAATGCACGCCCATGACAAGGTAGATGTCTTTGATGTGTAA